A region from the Aegilops tauschii subsp. strangulata cultivar AL8/78 chromosome 5, Aet v6.0, whole genome shotgun sequence genome encodes:
- the LOC109760198 gene encoding LOW QUALITY PROTEIN: uncharacterized protein (The sequence of the model RefSeq protein was modified relative to this genomic sequence to represent the inferred CDS: inserted 2 bases in 1 codon; substituted 2 bases at 2 genomic stop codons) — MVKKMNKRKRMVRGATVFVTLAAIAVIVRAIIRKRRACITYGPMHERDRIRYDYLDQKIWQGDVLCKNMLRFERAAFFRLCGILRDRKLLEDSPHLSVEQQLAMFLHTIGHNLRNRVFAYNWXTTSIYFRKVLHAIGELRNDYITPPSLETPAKIAGNTYLGYMICRLLIPVTIXDCIGAIDGTHVRAGVTKDVEHSFRGRKAFTTQNVMAAVDFDLRFTYVLAGWEGLAHDATVLADALTRERGLQVPPGKFYLVDAGYGAKPGFLPPFRGVRYHLNEWGNNPVQNDRELFNLRHSSLRVTVERAFGSLKRRFKILDDAKPFFSFPVQVDLVIACCVLHNYALSQGIDEFITPEVTWTTQPIXTSRQQASGVRAVVDRRIQMAAQMWEDRQLMYANL; from the exons ATGGTCAAGAAGATGaacaaaagaaaaaggatggTTAGGGGAGCCACTGTTTTTGTCACACTTGCTGCAATTGCAGTCATTGTTCGAGCTATAATAAGGAAGAGAAGAGCATGTATTACATATGGCCCAATGCATGAAAGAGATCGAATCAGATATGATTATCTAGATCAAAAAATTTGGCAAGGCGATGTGTTATGCAAAAACATGTTAAGGTTTGAAAGAGCCGCGTTCTTTCGCTTGTGTGGCATACTCAGGGATCGCAAATTGCTAGAAGACAGTCCACATCTTAGCGTGGAGCAACAATTAGCGATGTTTTTGCATACAATTGGGCATAACCTTCGGAATAGGGTTTTTGCATACAATTG CACAACCAGCATCTATTTTAGAAAGGTTCTCCATGCCATAGGCGAGCTTCGTAATGATTACATAACGCCACCATCATTGGAGACCCCCGCAAAAATTGCAGGAAATACCTATCTAGGTTATATGATATGCCGTTTATTAATACCTGTCACTATATAGGATTGTATTGGAGCTATCGATGGTACACATGTGCGAGCAGGTGTTACCAAAGATGTGGAGCATTCCTTTCGGGGTAGGAAGGCCTTCACCACTCAAAATGTGATGGCAGCGGTAGATTTTGATCTACGCTTCACATATGTGTTAGCTGGTTGGGAAGGGTTAGCACATGATGCTACTGTTTTAGCTGATGCATTAACGCGTGAGAGGGGCTTACAAGTACCACCGG GAAAGTTCTACCTAGTTGATGCTGGCTATGGAGCAAAGCCTGGGTTCTTGCCCCCTTTTCGTGGTGTGAGGTACCATTTGAACGAGTGGGGCAACAATCCAGTCCAAAATGATAGGGAGCTGTTCAACCTTAGGCACTCATCTCTACGGGTGACGGTAGAGAGGGCTTTTGGATCTCTGAAGAGGCGCTTCAAAATTTTAGATGATGCCAAACCATTCTTCTCTTTCCCGGTGCAAGTTGACCTTGTTATAGCTTGTTGTGTTCTTCATAATTATGCACTGTCACAAGGGATTGATGAATTTATTACACCGGAAGTGACATGGACCACCCAACCAATTTGAACATCAAGGCAACAAGCAAGTGGCGTTAGGGCCGTGGTAGACCGTAGGATACAAATGGCAGCCCAAATGTGGGAAGATAGACAACTAATGTATGCTAATCTATAG